One window of Papaver somniferum cultivar HN1 chromosome 9, ASM357369v1, whole genome shotgun sequence genomic DNA carries:
- the LOC113310122 gene encoding protein PMR5-like produces the protein MGVHGVCKVLLLLILFEIVSSTQLQITKLHKQKPPNSSSKSHKGNNKRKPVVPPNQESCNIFVGSWVQDDSYPIYQSSNCPIIDPEFNCQQYGRPDSAYLKYKWQPSGCNIPRFNGLDFLTKMKGKSIMFIGDSLGLNQWQSLVCMISAAVPKSKTQFTKHDPLSSFKFVDYGVTVSFYRTPYLVDIDSVNGKRILRLDSISQSGSIWKDVDVLSFNSGHWWSHKGQLQGWDSMELGGSIYEDMDRLVAFDRGMRTWSNWVDTNIDTSKTRVYFQGVSPTHYNPKEWKDNSGRKNCYGETGPLGGETYPGTYPDQMGVIQSVIRDMKTPTYLLDITVLSELRKDGHPSIYSGNVSPDQRLNPNRSSDCSHWCLPGLPDTWNQLFYATI, from the exons ATGGGAGTTCATGGTGTTTGTaaagttcttttgttgttgataCTGTTTGAAATAGTATCATCAACTCAACTGCAAATAACAAAATTACACAAACAAAAACCACCaaattcatcatcaaaatctCATAAGGGTAATAATAAGAGGAAACCAGTTGTTCCTCCAAACCAAGAAAGTTGTAATATATTTGTAGGAAGTTGGGTTCAAGATGATAGTTACCCAATTTATCAATCATCAAATTGTCCTATCATTGATCCTGAGTTCAATTGTCAACAATATGGTAGACCGGACTCTGCTTATCTCAAATATAAATGGCAACCCAGTGGTTGTAATATTCCGAG GTTCAATGGGCTTGATTTCTTAACAAAAATGAAAGGAAAATCGATTATGTTTATCGGAGATTCCTTGGGTCTGAACCAATGGCAATCTTTGGTTTGCATGATATCGGCAGCTGTACCAAAATCAAAAACTCAATTTACGAAACATGATCCTTTATCATCATTCAAATTTGTG GATTATGGAGTTACTGTATCCTTCTACCGAACACCGTATTTAGTCGATATCGACAGTGTCAACGGAAAGCGAATTCTCCGACTTGATAGTATTTCTCAAAGCGGGAGTATCTGGAAAGATGTTGATGTTCTATCGTTTAATTCCGGGCACTGGTGGTCTCATAAAGGACAACTTCAAGG GTGGGATAGCATGGAATTAGGAGGATCGATCTACGAAGATATGGATCGTTTGGTTGCTTTTGATAGAGGTATGAGAACATGGTCAAATTGGGTTGACACCAACATTGACACATCCAAAACTAGAGTTTACTTCCAAGGTGTTTCTCCTACGCATTACAA tCCTAAAGAGTGGAAAGACAATTCAGGGAGGAAGAATTGTTACGGAGAAACGGGACCTTTAGGTGGAGAAACATATCCTGGGACATACCCAGATCAGATGGGGGTAATTCAATCAGTGATCAGGGATATGAAAACACCTACTTATCTACTCGACATTACGGTTCTTTCCGAGCTCCGTAAAGATGGGCACCCGTCGATATACAGTGGAAATGTGAGTCCAGATCAAAGATTGAACCCGAACCGCTCTTCAGATTGTAGTCATTGGTGCTTACCGGGGTTGCCGGATACTTGGAACCAGTTGTTCTATGCTACAATTTAA